CGTGTAGCCCTGGTGGCAGAACGCAATGCGCCCATTCGTATGGTCTTCTCAGGCCATGAGGTGACCTTGAGCGCCGGAGCTGCGGACGAGGCTCAGGCTCACGAGATTCTCGAAGTAGATCTGGACGGCGAAGACATTACTGTGGCCTTCAATCCCTCCTATCTGATCGAGGGACTTGCTGCTATCAATGAGCCCTTCGTGCGGATAAAAATGACCTCTGCGGTCAAGGCTGTGGAGTTCAACGGCCAGCAGGAGGCGGATTCGGAAGAATCCATGGACTACCGCTACCTGCTGGTGCCCATGCGCTTCAACGTATGATTGACCGCCTAGGCCTTTCCTGCGGCCCCAAGGCTGTTGCTGGCAAGTGAGAAATCAGGTTCGTAGAGAGTGTATATTTCGCGTCTAGCCGTGGACCAGTACCGTTCCTGGTCCTCGTTTGTACTCGACTTGGAACCTGGTTTGAACATTGTGCAGGGTCGCAACGGCATGGGTAAAACCAACCTGGTAGAAGCTCTTGAGGTCCTCTCGACCGGCTCCAGCCACCGCGTCTCGTCCTCCGCCCCACTGGTTCAGCGGGGGCAGTCAAAAGCGACCATCCGGGCCAATGCGCAGGAGGGTGGGCAGACCATCACCTACGAGCTGACGGTTGCCTTGCGCGGTGCGAACCGGGGACGGATTAACGGTGGGCCCTCGCTCTACATGCGCGACTTGGTGGGCCGGGTTCCCAGCGTGACTTTTTGGCCGGAAGACCAGCGGTTGGTGACGGGTGAGCCAAGTGGCCGCAGGACTTTTTTGGACCAGATGGCCTCCCAGCTTGACCCTTCCTACTACCAGCTGCGGCAGGATGTGAGCCACCTGGCCCAGCAGCGCGGCGCTCTCTTAAAACAGCTTTCCCGTGCCCAGGAAGACGGCCGTTTTGGGGCAGGTCCCAGTCAAGCGGATTTGAGTACTTTGGAAGTGTGGACGGCACAGTTTATCGCCAAAGGTATGGAGCTGACCGCGCGCAGGATGCGGCTCCTGCAAGAGCTTCAAGAGCCCCTTGAGAGCATCTACCGGCAGTTGGCCGGGCAAGAGCAGGAGGTGGCCTTGGTCTACCAGCCCTCTTTTGCGGAAGTTCTCGAGAGCGGTGTCAGCCAAGAGAGTTCCCAGCGCATCAGCCAGCACT
This window of the Bombiscardovia nodaiensis genome carries:
- the recF gene encoding DNA replication and repair protein RecF, whose product is MYISRLAVDQYRSWSSFVLDLEPGLNIVQGRNGMGKTNLVEALEVLSTGSSHRVSSSAPLVQRGQSKATIRANAQEGGQTITYELTVALRGANRGRINGGPSLYMRDLVGRVPSVTFWPEDQRLVTGEPSGRRTFLDQMASQLDPSYYQLRQDVSHLAQQRGALLKQLSRAQEDGRFGAGPSQADLSTLEVWTAQFIAKGMELTARRMRLLQELQEPLESIYRQLAGQEQEVALVYQPSFAEVLESGVSQESSQRISQHFQRIYPGELARGQNLIGPQRDDFAFTLNGMPAKEYASNGEEWTLALALRLAEYQRLSEQADSNPILVLDDVFAQLDEQRRRQILQFAQRQPQVIMTVAALSDIPQTDQAHVIDLAQLVQERAALEASLLP